A single window of Oreochromis aureus strain Israel breed Guangdong linkage group 5, ZZ_aureus, whole genome shotgun sequence DNA harbors:
- the LOC116326557 gene encoding dnaJ homolog subfamily C member 11-like, translating into MAAPLDDDIESNNQDYYSLLNVRKEATAEELKASYRRLCMLYHPDKHRDPELKRQAEQLFNQVHQAYEVLSDAHSRAIYDIFGKKGLEVEGWEVVERKRTPAEIREEYERLQREREERRLQQRTNPKGTISVGVDATDLFDRYDEDFEEMPGGGFPHIEINKMHISQSIEAPLTNSDTAVLSGSLSTHNGNGGGNINMTVRRVMSAKGWGEVEFGAGDILGPLIGLKVFRNVTPRCFMTAQCGLQFSPRGLRPSCSLMTARHLDQNTMGYLQWRWGPNSAMTTSLVRDTKSSHFTLALQLGVPHSYLMMSYQYKFQDEDQTKVKGSVKTGWFGTVVEYGAERKISRHSILSATVSIGVPQGVTLKIKLARANQTYLFPVHLTDQLLPSAVFYATVGPLLVYMAVHRLIVIPYTQAQKEQELELQRKSSATDIAKKKQEAESAVLLMQESVRRIIEAEESKMGLIILNAWYGKFVSDTSQKQEKAKVIDVTLPLQCLVKDSKLILTEASKSGLPGFYDPCVGEEKSLKLLYQFRGVLHQVISADTESLRIPKQSHRIESES; encoded by the exons ATGGCGGCTCCCTTAGATGATGATATTGAGTCTAACAATCAGGACTACTATTCACTGCTCAACGTTAGGAAAGAG GCCACAGCTGAGGAGCTAAAGGCATCATATCGGAGGCTATGTATGCTCTACCATCCAGACAAACATCGAGACCCAGAGCTGAAAAGACAAGCTGAGCAACTTTTCAACCAGGTTCACCAGGCTTATGAAG TGCTGAGTGATGCTCATTCCAGAGCTATCTATGACATCTTTGGGAAGAAAGGGCTGGAGGTGGAAGGCTGGGAG gtggtggagaggaagaggacacCAGCAGAAATTCGAGAGGAATATGAAAggctacagagagagagagaggagaggagactgCAGCAAAGAACAAACCCTAAG GGCACCATCAGCGTTGGTGTGGATGCAACGGACCTGTTTGACCGCTATGATGAAGACTTTGAAGAGATGCCAGGAGGAGGCTTTCCTCATATTGAAATCAACAAGATGCATATTTCTCAGTCTATAGAG GCTCCTTTGACGAACTCTGACACAGCAGTGCTGTCTGGTTCGCTCTCCACCCATAATGGGAACGGAGGAGGAAACATTAACATGACCGTGCGCAGGGTTATGTCAGCCAAGGGCTGGGGGGAG GTGGAGTTTGGTGCGGGAGACATACTGGGACCTCTTATTGGGTTAAAGGTGTTTCGCAATGTCACACCACGGTG tttCATGACAGCCCAGTGCGGTTTACAGTTCTCACCTCGAGGTTTGCGACCGAGTTGTTCTCTGATGACAGCGCGGCACCTGGATCAGAACACCATGGGTTATCTTCAGTGGCGCTGGGGGCCCAACAGCGCCATGACTACCAGCCTCGTCCGAGACACCAAGAGCAGCCACTTTACTCTAGCTCTGCAG CTGGGCGTGCCACACTCCTACCTGATGATGAGCTACCAGTACAAGTTCCAGGATGAAGACCAGACCAAAGTTAAAGGCTCTGTGAA GACAGGCTGGTTTGGCACTGTGGTAGAATATGGAGCAGAGAGAAAGATCAGCCGACACAGTATACTGTCAGCCACTGTCAGCATTGGGGTCCCGCAGGGAGTTACACTCAAGATCAA GCTGGCACGTGCAAATCAAACATACCTGTTCCCAGTCCATCTGACTGATCAACTGCTGCCCAGCGCCGTCTTCTATGCCACTGTGGGACCTCTGCTAGTGTACATGGCCGTCCACAGGCTGATCGTTATCCcgtacacacaagcacagaaagAACA AGAGCTGGAGCTGCAGAGGAAGAGCTCTGCCACAGACATTGCCAAGAAGAAGCAGGAGGCAGAGTCTGCT GTTCTGCTGATGCAGGAGTCTGTGAGGAGAATCATAGAAGCAGAAGAATCCAAGATGG GCCTGATCATCCTGAATGCTTGGTATGGGAAGTTTGTGTCAGACACCAGCCAGAAGCAGGAGAAAGCCAAGGTCATCGATGTGACCTTGCCTCTACAGTGCCTCGTCAAAGACTCCAAACTCATCCTCACTGAGGCCTCTAAG TCAGGGTTGCCCGGTTTCTACGACCCTTGTGTAGGCGAAGAGAAGAGCCTAAAATTACTCTACCAGTTCAGGGGTGTCTTGCACCAAGTCATCTCTGCAG